The nucleotide window tatgaggatagaaggctactttaagtgcggaatcaatacctgcagggttactagaaccatttaaatgtaaatagaagatgtgtaatacaattagaatgcaacctacaaaaggtaatataaagtgcaatacaaagaatcgttttaatgttacatcagatacatagtatccaccgagtaaccaaggtactaaatatggtattggagaaaggagattagtaatgactgtagcaccccagaaactcatctgtccccatggtagtacataaccgaggaaagcagtggctatagtaagtagatataaaactaaaccagacatccaagcagtagttaaataactatagctggagttatacatacctcgagacatgtgtattaagatacacaagaagacgaaagaagcagttgttg belongs to Besnoitia besnoiti strain Bb-Ger1 chromosome Unknown contig00101, whole genome shotgun sequence and includes:
- a CDS encoding cytochrome b (encoded by transcript BESB_015580), encoding MITVILKSNTFSCLKQSSITLAFRYTSEASCAFASVQHLVREVAAGWEFRMLHATTASFVFLCILIHMSRGMYNSSYSYLTTAWMSGLVLYLLTIATAFLGYVLPWGQMSFWGATVITNLLSPIPYLVPWLLGGYYVSDVTLKRFFVLHFILPFVGCILIVLHIFYLHLNGSSNPAGIDSALKVAFYPHMLMTDAKCLSYLIGLIFLQTAFGLIELSHPDNSIPVNRFVTPLHIVPEWYFLAYYAVLKVIPSKTGGLLVFMLSTCQ